Within Burkholderia cepacia GG4, the genomic segment GCTGCGACGGCGGATGAGGCGTCAGGCCGCCGGCAAGCGGTCGCCTGACGCGTGATCCGGCTTCGTCACTTCACGCACTCCAGCGCGTACTTCAACCCCTGCCCGAGCACCCCGCGCCACACGTCCCACGTATGTCCGCCGTCGACGATGCGTAGCTCCGCGGGGTTCTGCGCGCGGCGCAACTGCGTGTACAGCACGCTCGATTCCGCCTGGATCGTCAGGTCGTCGTCGCCGGCCGCGATGAACATCGGCACGCGCCAGCTTCGCGCGAAATAACCGCGCATCAGCGTCGGGTAGTTGAGCTCGTGCCACACGCGCGAGTCGAACTGCCGGTCGCCGAACACGCCGACATAGCGCGCAGCGGAATTCAGCGGCGGCTCGTTCGCGTAGATCGCGGGGCTCAGCAGCATCGCGCCGCAGAACAGGCCCGGTTCGAGCAGCGAGAAGCGCAGCGCGCCGAAGCCGCCCATCGACACACCGCCGATCGCGCGTCCCGCGCGCTGGTTCGACACCGCGAAGTGCGCTTCGACTTCCGGCAGCAGGTCGTTGAGGAACGCGCTCTGCATCTTCTCCTTGCGATCGACGTACCAGTCGGTGCCGCCTTGCGGCATCACGATCACGACGGGCGGGATCTCGTGGCGCTCGATCAGTGTGTCGGCGGTGGCCTGCAGCCGGCCCTGCGTGATCCAGTCGTTCGCGTTGCCGGCATTGCCGTGCAGCAGGTACATCACCGGATAGCGCGCGCCTTCCGGGTTGTAGCCGGGCGGCATGTACACCGTGTATGACCAGTCGCGCTTGAGGGACGCCGAACGGAACGAGCGCAGCACGATGCTGCTGCCCGGATTGACCGGCGCCTCCTGGGCGGCCGGCGCGACCGTGGCGGGCGGGACGAGCGCGGTCGCCGTCGGCGAAACCGGCGATGCGCCCGGCGTGGCGTGGGCGGTGGCGAGGGAGCCGGCGATCAGGGCGACGGCGAACGGAAGGGCGAGTCGGCGCATGGCGAATCGTTTCAGGAAAGGCGCACGCTATCGTAGCAGCGGCGCATGACGGCGCGGCGCGTCATCGCCGCGAACGGAACGGCAGCCGCGACATGAGCGGCGCATACAGCTTGGCGACGAGATACAGCAGGCCCATCGCGACGACGTCGGCGGTCAGGCCGAGCGGCACGTCGATATAGCCTTCGGTCGCCTGGTAAAGCAGCGAATCGACCGCGAGCGAGATGCCGGTGCCGGCCACGAAGCACAGCAGCCCCTGGCGGCCGATCGTGCCGATCCACGGCATCGCGTGCGCGACCTTCTTCATCCACCCGAGGTGCACGAGCTTGGCCGCGAGCCACGCGATCGCGAGGAAGTTCGCGAGCCGCAGCGCGCCGAGGTTCTGCTTGATCGACGGATCGGTCGGGAACGGCTCGATGCGCAGCCGGTAGTACGCGCCGGCCGCGACGATCGCGAGCGCCGCGGCCGTCAGCAGCCAGCCCTGCGGCTTCGGCGCGAGCGTCTGGTAGACGGGCTGGCAGCGCGCGATCACGCCGAGCACGAACAGGAACTGCCACGCGAACGGGTTGAAGTCCCACGGCGCGCCTTCGACGGTCGGCAGGAAGCGCGCGACGTGCGGCGCCGCGTACCAGAGCGAGCCGCTGAACGCGAGCATCAGCCACGGCTGCGTGCGCGCAAGCGGCAGCGCGAGCGGGACGAGCAGCGCGAAGAACGCGTACATCGGCAGCACCGACGCCAGATACGGCTGGCGGCGGAACAGCAGGATATCGCGCAGCGCGGCGAGCGGCTTGTGGAGCAGGCCGTCGAGATCGTTGGTCGGCATGTTCGGACCGTCGATCGAGAACGCGTTCAGCACGGCCGTGATCAGCAGCATTAGGCCGGCCGTCACAAGGAATGCGCGGTAGATCTCGAACGCACGGCGGATGAAGCGCTGGCGCGCGGCGGCCTCGTCGTGCCGCTCGGCGAGCGAGTTGTATGCGATGGCGGTCGCGAAGCCGCCGAGGAACACGAACACCTCGGCCGCGTCGCACAGCGCGTACGCATGCAGCGTCACGCGCGACAGGATGCTGCCGCCGATGTGGTCGACGACGATCACGAGCAGCACGAGGCCGCGGAAGAAATCGAGCTCGGCGTAGCGGCCGGCCCGGGCGGCGGCGGTCATCGGGCCGCCTCCTGGCGCGCGCCGCGTGCGCGGCCGGCACCTGCCGCGCGTGAATCGGGGTGAAGCATGACTTCGTGAAAAAATGACGAACGGATGCGCATTGTGCCACCGATGCGACGCCGCCCGGGTTTACGCGGATGGCGGGCCGGCTCGCGGCTGCCGATAAGCCTGGTCAGGCAATCGGACGAACGGGGCCAGTTGGACGAGCGCAACGCTTTGTGCGCCGCTCCCACGCCTCGATAGACGGGCGGTTTGCGACGTGACACCATTTTGTCGGCGCGGCCGCACACCGCGCAGTCCGCCCTGCGGGCCACTCATATAACAGACCAAACAATCGTCGGGCGAAAGGCCTGCCCGACCCCGGCTCCGGAGATCCGTCATGAAGAAGCACGTCATTTTTGCCGCCGCGCTGGCAGCCTTCGCCGCGCCGGCCTTCGCGCAGGACAGCGTGACGCTGTACGGCCTGATCGACGAGGGCTTCAACTACACGAACAACGTGAACGTGAACGGGGTCGGAAAAGCGAATTACCAGCTCGCAAGCGGCTATGCGCAGGGCAGCCGCTGGGGTCTGAAGGGTAGCGAGGATCTGGGCGGCGGGCTGAAGGCGATCTTCACGCTGGAAAACGGCTTCGACGTGAACAACGGCCGGTTCAACCAGGGCGGCCGGATGTTCGGCCGCCAGGCGTTCGTCGGCCTGAGCGCGTCGCGATTCGGCACGCTGACTTTCGGCCGCCAGTACGATTCCGTCGTCGACTATCTCGCGCCGCTGACCGCGAACGGCAACTGGGGCGGCACGCTGTTCTCGCACCCGTTCGACAACGACAACACCGACAACTCGTTCCGCGTCAACAACACGGTCAAGTACGCGAGCCCCGACTGGAACGGGCTGTCGTTCGGCGGCACCTACAGCTTCAGCAACGGCACGGGCTTCTCGACCAACCGCCAGTACAGCATCGGCGCGCAGTATTCGCTGGCCGGGCTGCAGGTCGCGGCCGCATATCTGCAGGCGAACAGCCCGGGCGTCGGCAGCGCGGGCGCGATCGCGGCCGACGACGCGAACTTCATCGCCGACCGCCTGCGCATCTTCGGCGGCGGCGTCAACTACACGTTCGGCCCGGCGACGGTCGGCTTCGTCTATACGAAGACGGACGTGAAGAACCCGGTGTCGACCGTCTACCTGCCGGCGTCGACATTCTCGGGCCTCGGCTTGACCGCGACCAAGTTCCAGAACTTCGAGATCAACGGCAAGTACCAGCTCACACCCGATTTCTATCTCGGCGCGCAGTACGTGTACACCGACGGCAAGTTCGACGGCGCGGCCGGCTCGATCAAGCCGAAATACCACACGGTCGGGCTGATGGCCGACTACAGCCTGTCCAAGCGCACCGACGTCTACCTGCAGGGCGCATGGCAGAAGGTCGGTGGCGACAAGACGGGCACCGCGGCGGACGGCGGCTACGTGGTCGGGACGGATGGCCCGTCGTCGTCGTCGAACCAGTTCGCGGTGCGCGCCGCGATCCGCCACAAGTTCTGATGATCTGATCGGGCGTGCCGGGGCCCGCTTGCTCCGGCGCCGGCCGCCGTCACGCCACCCGGTGCGCGTCGCCGAGCGTGTGCGCGAGCCAGTCGACGAAGATCCGCACGCGCGGTGCCAGGTGCCGGCCGTTCGGAAACACGACCGACACCGGCAGCGGCGCGGCATGCCATTCCGGCAGCACCTCCACCAGCGAGCCGTCTTCGAGCAGCGGCGCGAGCCCGTCGCGCGGTGCCTGGATCAGGCCGAGGCCGGCGATGCAGCACGCGAGATACGCCTGCGAGCTGTTCACCGCGACCACGCTGCGCATCCTGATCGTTTGCAGCGCGCCCGTATCCATGTCCGTATATTCCCAGTCGAGTTCGCGGCCCGTGCGGCTCGAGAAATAGCCGACCGCGACGTGGTCGGGCAAGTCGTCCGGCGAGCGCGGTGTGCCGTGCCGCGCGAGATACGCGGGCGACGCGCAGTTGATCTGCGCCATCTCGCCGACGCGCCGCGCGACCAGCGACGTGTCGGACAGCACGCCGACCCGTACCGCGCAGTCGATCCCGTCGGCGACGAGATCGACGAAGCGGTCGGTCGTGCTGAGCACGACGCGCAGGTCGGGATATCGCGCGTGGAAATCCGGCAGCGCAGGAATCACCTTGTTCAGCGCGAAGCGCTCGGGCAGATCGATGCGAATCAGGCCGCGCGGCGACGCACCGGCGGCGTCGAACAGCGTCTCCGCATCGTCGAGATCTGCCAGCAGCCGCATGCAGCGCTCGTAGTAGGTCGCGCCTTCCGCGGTCAGCGCGACTCGCCGCGTGGTCCGCTGCAGCAGGCGCACCTTCAGGTGTTTCTCCAGATACTGGACGGCATTGCTGACCGTCGGGCGCGGCAATTGCAACTGCTCGGCCGCTTTCGTGAAACTGCCGAGGTGGGCGACGCGCGCAAAGATGCGCATTGCATGCAGATGATCCATGCGGGGCGTTGGTGGATTGGAACAGGCTCCATTGTTAATCAGCGTCGAATGATTTGGTTGGGCGTTTCGCGTTTATCGTGCGCCGCAATGCGTGCAGAATCCGCTTCATTCACTCACCACCGCAAGGAAACGGACATGGACACGCGTCAACTGGGCCGCACGGGCCCGCAGGTTTCGGCGATCGGGCTTGGCTGCATGGGGATGTCGGATCTCTACGGGCCGGCGGATCGCGACGAAAGCATCGCGACGCTGCACGCGGCGCTCGACCACGGGATCACGCTGCTCGATACGGGCGACTTCTACGGGATGGGCGACAACGAGATGCTGATCCGCGACGCGCTGCGCGGCCGGACGCGCGACCAGGTGCTGATCAGCGTGAAGTTCGGCGCGCTGCGCGACCCGGCCGGCGCGTTCGTCGGCTATGACGCACGGCCGGCGGCGATCCGCAACTTCGTCGCCTATTCGCTGAAGCGGCTCGGCACCGACCACATCGACATCTACCGGCCGGCGCGGGTCGATCCGGCGGTGCCGATCGAGGAGACGGTCGGTGCGATCGCCGATCTGGTGAAGGCCGGCTACGTGCGCCAGATCGGCCTGTCGGAGGTCGGTGCCGACACGATCCGCCGCGCGGCGGCCGTCGCGCCGATCGCGGATTTGCAGATCGAGTACTCGCTGCTGTCGCGCGGGATCGAGGCGGACATCCTGCCCGTGTGCCGCGAACTCGGGATCGGTGTGACGGCCTACGGCGTGCTGTCGCGCGGGCTGCTCGGCGGCGGCTGGAGCGCGGCACGGCAGGGCGAGCGCGATTTCCGCGCAGCCAGCCCGCGCTTCCAGGGCGAGAACCTCGCGCACAACCTCGCGCTGGTCGACGCGCTGCGCGCGATCGCCGACGAGAAGGGCAGCAATCCGGCGCAGATTGCGATTGCGTGGGCGCTGTCGCGCGGCGACGACATCGTGCCGCTGATCGGCGCACGCAAGCGCACGCAACTCCAGGACGCGCTTCAGGCGTCTAAATTGCAACTAACGGTCGATGATCTCGCTCACATCGAAGCGGCGGTTCCCGCCGGGGCGGCTGCCGGTGAACGTTATCCCGCCGCACAGATGGCGCACCTCGACAGCGAGCAGGGACGCGGGCCGGCGCACGGGGCCTGAACGGCGGGCATCGCGGGCATCGCGGGGTGACAGGGCGACGGGCCCCGCCGGGCGGGCCCTAGCCAGCCTCAGGCAAAACCAGATGGCGGGCGGCGTGGCGGTGGTTCACCATCGGCGCCGTACTCAACCGGACGGAACGCCCGCCATGCAAATTCATACGCTGACGATCATCGTGCTGGTCTTTCTGCTGGCCGGTGCGGTCAAGGGGATGATCGGCCTCGGGCTGCCGACGATCGCGATGGGGCTGCTGACGCTCGCGATGCCGCCGTCGGCCGCCGCGAGCCTGCTGCTCGTGCCGTCGTTCATGACCAATGTATGGCAATTGTGGCTCGGCCCGTCGTTCGGGCCGCTGCTGCGACGCCTGTGGCCGCTGCTCGCCGGTCTCGCGATCGGCACGCTGACGGGCGGGCTGCCCGCGCTTGCGGCCGGCAGCGCATGGACGCACGCGGCGCTCGGCGTCGTGCTGGTCGCGTACGGGTGCTGGGGGCTCGCCGCCGCCCGGCTGCCCGCGCCGGGGCGTCACGAACCGTGGCTGTCGGCCGCGGTCGGCTACCTGACGGGCGTCGTGACGGCCGCGACCGGCGTGTTCGTCGTGCCGGCCGTGCCGTACCTGCAGGCGCTGCGGCTGTCGAAGGACGACCTGATCCAGGCGCTCGGGCTGTCGTTTACCGCGTCGACGATCGCGCTCGGCCTGCAGTTGCGCGTGACGGGCGCGCTGCAGACGGTCGATCTCGGCGTGTCGGCGCTGGCGCTGGTGCCGGCGCTCGCGGGCATGGCGGGCGGCCAGTATGCGCGGCGTGTGATGAGCGAGCAGGCGTTCAAGCGCTGCTTCTTCGTCGGGATGATCGCGCTGGGCGCGTACATGGCCGCGTCCGGGCTTCGGTGAGCGGCGCGGCGGCCCGCATCGTCAAAGCTGCGCTTCGATCGCGGCCTTGTCGATCACCGACCAGACCTGGCGGATCTTGCCGTCGTGAAATTCGTAGAACACGTTCTCGGCGAACGTGACGCGCGTGCCGTCGACGGCGAGCCCCATGAACCTGCCTTTCGGCGAACATGCGAAGCGAAGCCGGCACGCGACGCGCGGCGGTTCGCACGCGAGCAGCCGGATGTCGAAACGGAGATCCGGGATGTCGCGGAAATCCTGCTCCAGCATCGCGCGGTAACCAGCCAGCCCGAGCGGCCGATCGTTGTGGATCACGTTGTCGGCGACGTATTCGCCGAGCGCCGGCCAGTCCCGCCGGTTCAGGCAGTCGATGTATGCGCGGTAGCGCACGGCGAGATCGGGTTCGGTCATGGCTGCGGTGCCTCCTCGTGCATTCCGTTCAAAGCGGCGGTGACTCGCCGGACAGGTACGACACGAACGCCTGCGTGTATTTCGGCAGCGCATCGAACGACCGCGCGCAGAGCGTCAGCTTCCGGTGGCTCCACGCGTCGGACAGCTCGACCAGCCGCACGTCCATCGTCTGCATCGCCCGCTCGGCTGCGTGGCGCGACACGATGCCGATCCCCACGCCGCTTTCGATCACGCGGCAGATCGCATCGAAACTCTTCAACTGCACACGGTAGCGGATTCGCTTGCCGAGTGCGCGCGCCTGGTCGGCGAGATGGACCTGCAGCGCGCTGCCGTCGGTGAGCCCGATGAAGTCCGCATCGGCGATCTCGTCGAACGTGACCTGGCCGCGCGCAGCGAGCGGATGCCCGGCCGGCACCACCACGATCAGCCAGTCCTCGCGGAACGGCTTCTGTTCGAGCCCGCCGAGCCCGACCGAATCCGCGACGATGCCGACCTCGGCCGTCTTGTTGCGGATCGCATGCACGATCTCCTGGCTCGAGCGTTCCTCGACGCTGATCGACAGTTTAGGGTGATGCGGCAGGTAGGCGGCCAGCGCGTCCGGCAAGTATTCGCTCAGCGATGCCGTGTTGCACAGCAGCCGGATATGCCCGCGCAATCCCTGCCCGTATTGCTGCAACTCGCCACGCATGTGGTCGATCTGCTGCAGCACGGTGCGCGCATGGTGCTCGAGCGCACGGCCGGCGTCAGTCACCTGCGCGCCCGACTTGGTCCGGTGCAGCAGCGGCACGCCGAGTTCGTCCTCCATCCCGCGAATGCGCTCGCTCGCGGCCTGCAGCGTGATGTGGGTCCGCTCGGCGCCGCTCGTGATCGTGCCGGCCTCGCAGATGTTCAGGAAGAGCCGCAGGTCGGTCAGGTCGAAACGCATGGTTGGGGCGCGGCGCGTGAAGGTTGGAATGGCGGATAAGTTAGCAGGAACCGCCGCGCCGGTCTCAGGCGCAGCCTGAGGCCCCGTTCGCCGCTTCCGCATTTTCGGGGCGGGATCGATGCCGGATCATGGCCGCATATCAACCGGGGGAGACGGTCATGCGGGTCGATTCGTCGTGGGGTGTGTCGTTCAAGATCGCGCTGCATCTGCTGTTCCTGTGCATCGGCATCGCATGGGCCTGCGCGGAGCTGGTCGACTGGCTGCGTTGAGCGGGTGGCCGGCGCCGGGCGCGCGTTGGTCTCGCGCTCATTGAAAGCTATTCGAAATATCGCCAGGAGGTGAAATTTCTTCCGCTTCAGGCGGCGGGAACCGTCAAGTTTTTCCGAATTCGGCCGTTTTACCGGTAGCAAATGTGCGCCGGCGTCCGGTTCGTGATGGTTTGTCATCATTGTTTGCATCCGGTTACACGTGTGCCGTTCCGTTTTTGAGATGCTTGAAAGATTGTCAAACCGGAGTCGATCGTCCATGAAACAGCACGAGATTTGCCGCAACGCGGCGCGGCTATCGGGCCTGGCCGCCGTGCTCGTCATGGCCGGTTGTGCCAGCACGCAGTCCGTTCCGCCGAGCGACACGCTGGCGGGATCGCCGTCGGGCCGCCCCGACGCGTCGTCGGCCGCCACGTCCGCCGTACCGCCGGCGCCGATTTTCGTCGCGCAGAATTACGTCGTGAAGCGCGGCGACACGCTCTTGGGCATCGCGTCCGCGAACGACTGCAGCGTCGCCGATCTGCGCACCTGGAACAAGTTCGATGCGCGCGGCAAGCTGCGCATGGGGCAGGTGCTGCGCATCGTCCGGCAGCAACCGTTGCAGGCGCCGGGCGCGACGGTTGGCGCGCCGGCTGCCGCGAGCACGGCGACAGGTGCCACGCAGGCGAGCGCATCGACGGCAAGCGACCGGCAGGTCGTGAAGGAAACCAAGCGGCATGCGGGCGGGGTGTCGCTCACCTGGCCCGCGCAGGGCAGGATCGTCGATGCGTTCCGGCCGGGGCAGAACCGCGGCATCCAGATCGCCGGCCGGCCGGGCGACCCGGTCCGCGCGGCGGCCGCTGGCCGCGTGATGTACGCGGGCACGGGCCTGAACGATTACGGCAGCCTGATCATCGTCCAGCACAACGCGGATTTCCTGACCGCTTATGCGCACAACCGCAAGCTGCTCGTGAAGACGGGCGACATCGTGCGCCAGGGCGACGAGATCGCCGAGATGGGCGACCTCGACAACGCGCGCGTCGCGCTGCTGTTCGAAGTGCGGCGCGACGGCAAGCCCGTCAATCCGATACCGTACCTGCCTTCGTCGCAAGGCTGAAGCAGGCCGCGTCGCTGGAACGCGGCCGCGGTCGCTGCTACGCTAGGGTCTGTTCATGCGAGTCCCGCCGACTGCGGGGCCGACGGACGTCTTTCGGGGATGCGCGGTGAATGCCGTCGCGAGCCGGCCGTCGGCGTGAACGCGCGCGCATCGACGCTGCGCGCGTGCGTTGCTCCGTGCCACCGCTTCCGACAGAACACCCTTCATCCATGGATTACTCTCCGACACGCCGTTCGCTGTTGCTCGCCGCCGTCGCCGCGCCGTTCGTTGCCGCGTGCTCGTCGGCACCCGTCGCCGACCAGGCGCGCGCCCGTGCCGCCCAAGCCGAACTCGCCGCACTCGAAAAAGCGTCGAACGGCCGGCTCGGCGTCGCCGCGCTCGATACGTCGAACGGCACGCGCATCGCGCATCATGCGCGCGAGCGCTTCCCGCTGTGCGGCACCTATGCGGTCGTCGCCGCCGCCGCGATACTCGCGCGCGGTTCGCTCGACGCTTCGCTGCTGCCGCGCCGCATCCTGTATCGTCGCTATGAAGTCGTGGCGGGCTCGCCGGTGACGGAAAGCCATGTCGACACGGGCATGACGATCGCGCAGCTTTGCATGGCGCTGCTGCAGTCGAACGACAAGGGCGCGGGGAACCTGCTGATGGGCGTGCTCGGCGGCCCGCAGGCCGTCACGTCGTTCGCGCACGAGAGCGGCGACCCCGCGTTCCGCCTCGATCGCTGGGAACCCGAACTGAACCAGGCCGCACCCGGCGACCTGCGCGATACGTCGACGCCGGTCGCGATGGTCGACACGCTGCAGCGGCTGCTGCTCGGCGACACGCTACGCGAACCGCAGCGTGCGCAGCTGACGGAATGGATGACCGGCGGCGCGCGCGGCGCGACCGGGATCGCGGCCGGCGTGCCGCCCGGCTGGCGTGTCGCCGACAAAACCGGCGCCGGAGGCTACGGTACGACGACCGACGTCGCGGTGCTGTGGCCGCCGTCGCGCGCGCCGATCGTGCTGGCGGTGTCGTTCACGCAGCCGAGTGCCGACGCGGCGGCCCGCGCGGACGTCGTCGCGTCGGCGGCGCATATCGCGACGGGTGCGCTCGTCGCGACGGCCTGAGCGAGCGGCGCACCTCGCGCAAAGCCGGCGTTTGGCTTATCGTGTCGGTCAGCGCGCGCCGGTGTCGGCGCGCGGTCTTGCCGCGCCGTCGTTCGGCGCGGTCGTTCCGTTTACCCGCCTCGTCATGCGCCGACTTCCGCCCCTGCACGCGCTGCAGATCTTCTCGACGGTGGCTCGCCACCGCAGCTTCACGCGCGCTGCCGAACAGCTGTGCCTCACGCAGGGCGCGGTGAGCCGGCAGATCCAGACGCTCGAGGCGCATTACGGTTTCCCGTTGTTCAAGCGGCACGCGAAGGGCCTCACGCTGACGGCGGAGGGCGAGCAATTGCTGCCGGTCGTCAACGAGAGTTTCGCGCGGATCGAGGACATCTCGATGAAGCTCACGCGGCAGCGCACCGATCTCGCGCTGAAGGTGCCGACCTGCGTGATGCGCTGGATGCTGC encodes:
- a CDS encoding alpha/beta hydrolase produces the protein MRRLALPFAVALIAGSLATAHATPGASPVSPTATALVPPATVAPAAQEAPVNPGSSIVLRSFRSASLKRDWSYTVYMPPGYNPEGARYPVMYLLHGNAGNANDWITQGRLQATADTLIERHEIPPVVIVMPQGGTDWYVDRKEKMQSAFLNDLLPEVEAHFAVSNQRAGRAIGGVSMGGFGALRFSLLEPGLFCGAMLLSPAIYANEPPLNSAARYVGVFGDRQFDSRVWHELNYPTLMRGYFARSWRVPMFIAAGDDDLTIQAESSVLYTQLRRAQNPAELRIVDGGHTWDVWRGVLGQGLKYALECVK
- a CDS encoding peptidoglycan DD-metalloendopeptidase family protein, which gives rise to MKQHEICRNAARLSGLAAVLVMAGCASTQSVPPSDTLAGSPSGRPDASSAATSAVPPAPIFVAQNYVVKRGDTLLGIASANDCSVADLRTWNKFDARGKLRMGQVLRIVRQQPLQAPGATVGAPAAASTATGATQASASTASDRQVVKETKRHAGGVSLTWPAQGRIVDAFRPGQNRGIQIAGRPGDPVRAAAAGRVMYAGTGLNDYGSLIIVQHNADFLTAYAHNRKLLVKTGDIVRQGDEIAEMGDLDNARVALLFEVRRDGKPVNPIPYLPSSQG
- a CDS encoding sulfite exporter TauE/SafE family protein, with product MQIHTLTIIVLVFLLAGAVKGMIGLGLPTIAMGLLTLAMPPSAAASLLLVPSFMTNVWQLWLGPSFGPLLRRLWPLLAGLAIGTLTGGLPALAAGSAWTHAALGVVLVAYGCWGLAAARLPAPGRHEPWLSAAVGYLTGVVTAATGVFVVPAVPYLQALRLSKDDLIQALGLSFTASTIALGLQLRVTGALQTVDLGVSALALVPALAGMAGGQYARRVMSEQAFKRCFFVGMIALGAYMAASGLR
- a CDS encoding LysR family transcriptional regulator yields the protein MRFDLTDLRLFLNICEAGTITSGAERTHITLQAASERIRGMEDELGVPLLHRTKSGAQVTDAGRALEHHARTVLQQIDHMRGELQQYGQGLRGHIRLLCNTASLSEYLPDALAAYLPHHPKLSISVEERSSQEIVHAIRNKTAEVGIVADSVGLGGLEQKPFREDWLIVVVPAGHPLAARGQVTFDEIADADFIGLTDGSALQVHLADQARALGKRIRYRVQLKSFDAICRVIESGVGIGIVSRHAAERAMQTMDVRLVELSDAWSHRKLTLCARSFDALPKYTQAFVSYLSGESPPL
- a CDS encoding aldo/keto reductase, which produces MDTRQLGRTGPQVSAIGLGCMGMSDLYGPADRDESIATLHAALDHGITLLDTGDFYGMGDNEMLIRDALRGRTRDQVLISVKFGALRDPAGAFVGYDARPAAIRNFVAYSLKRLGTDHIDIYRPARVDPAVPIEETVGAIADLVKAGYVRQIGLSEVGADTIRRAAAVAPIADLQIEYSLLSRGIEADILPVCRELGIGVTAYGVLSRGLLGGGWSAARQGERDFRAASPRFQGENLAHNLALVDALRAIADEKGSNPAQIAIAWALSRGDDIVPLIGARKRTQLQDALQASKLQLTVDDLAHIEAAVPAGAAAGERYPAAQMAHLDSEQGRGPAHGA
- the bla gene encoding class A beta-lactamase, giving the protein MDYSPTRRSLLLAAVAAPFVAACSSAPVADQARARAAQAELAALEKASNGRLGVAALDTSNGTRIAHHARERFPLCGTYAVVAAAAILARGSLDASLLPRRILYRRYEVVAGSPVTESHVDTGMTIAQLCMALLQSNDKGAGNLLMGVLGGPQAVTSFAHESGDPAFRLDRWEPELNQAAPGDLRDTSTPVAMVDTLQRLLLGDTLREPQRAQLTEWMTGGARGATGIAAGVPPGWRVADKTGAGGYGTTTDVAVLWPPSRAPIVLAVSFTQPSADAAARADVVASAAHIATGALVATA
- a CDS encoding OpgC domain-containing protein — its product is MTAAARAGRYAELDFFRGLVLLVIVVDHIGGSILSRVTLHAYALCDAAEVFVFLGGFATAIAYNSLAERHDEAAARQRFIRRAFEIYRAFLVTAGLMLLITAVLNAFSIDGPNMPTNDLDGLLHKPLAALRDILLFRRQPYLASVLPMYAFFALLVPLALPLARTQPWLMLAFSGSLWYAAPHVARFLPTVEGAPWDFNPFAWQFLFVLGVIARCQPVYQTLAPKPQGWLLTAAALAIVAAGAYYRLRIEPFPTDPSIKQNLGALRLANFLAIAWLAAKLVHLGWMKKVAHAMPWIGTIGRQGLLCFVAGTGISLAVDSLLYQATEGYIDVPLGLTADVVAMGLLYLVAKLYAPLMSRLPFRSRR
- a CDS encoding LysR family transcriptional regulator — protein: MDHLHAMRIFARVAHLGSFTKAAEQLQLPRPTVSNAVQYLEKHLKVRLLQRTTRRVALTAEGATYYERCMRLLADLDDAETLFDAAGASPRGLIRIDLPERFALNKVIPALPDFHARYPDLRVVLSTTDRFVDLVADGIDCAVRVGVLSDTSLVARRVGEMAQINCASPAYLARHGTPRSPDDLPDHVAVGYFSSRTGRELDWEYTDMDTGALQTIRMRSVVAVNSSQAYLACCIAGLGLIQAPRDGLAPLLEDGSLVEVLPEWHAAPLPVSVVFPNGRHLAPRVRIFVDWLAHTLGDAHRVA
- a CDS encoding porin produces the protein MKKHVIFAAALAAFAAPAFAQDSVTLYGLIDEGFNYTNNVNVNGVGKANYQLASGYAQGSRWGLKGSEDLGGGLKAIFTLENGFDVNNGRFNQGGRMFGRQAFVGLSASRFGTLTFGRQYDSVVDYLAPLTANGNWGGTLFSHPFDNDNTDNSFRVNNTVKYASPDWNGLSFGGTYSFSNGTGFSTNRQYSIGAQYSLAGLQVAAAYLQANSPGVGSAGAIAADDANFIADRLRIFGGGVNYTFGPATVGFVYTKTDVKNPVSTVYLPASTFSGLGLTATKFQNFEINGKYQLTPDFYLGAQYVYTDGKFDGAAGSIKPKYHTVGLMADYSLSKRTDVYLQGAWQKVGGDKTGTAADGGYVVGTDGPSSSSNQFAVRAAIRHKF
- a CDS encoding ester cyclase — translated: MTEPDLAVRYRAYIDCLNRRDWPALGEYVADNVIHNDRPLGLAGYRAMLEQDFRDIPDLRFDIRLLACEPPRVACRLRFACSPKGRFMGLAVDGTRVTFAENVFYEFHDGKIRQVWSVIDKAAIEAQL